From the genome of Alosa alosa isolate M-15738 ecotype Scorff River chromosome 20, AALO_Geno_1.1, whole genome shotgun sequence, one region includes:
- the nrsn1l gene encoding neurensin 1-like, producing the protein MASCAEICGTEQSERHAQKPTESGCHRYGVRSYLHHFYEECTATVWERHTDFQTQRSPRWWSSGLWKVSLVFGTVVLAVGMVVFVVGCTIPSRIEAFGEGELLFVDRQAVRFNQGLQASIQAGAGMLCLGGLVVAGSLFVSAFSRGSGKDETQSTPPKDRGRERKRGTRGGGKVPSDPVTKPPTPISGETGVPVTLSKVENIQPPSEDPPPSPSH; encoded by the exons ATGGCCTCATGCGCCGAGATCTGCGGGACTGAGCAGTCGGAGCGGCACGCTCAGAAGCCCACGGAGTCCGGTTGCCACCGGTACGGCGTGCGATCGTACCTACACCACTTCTACGAGGAGTGCACGGCAACGGTGTGGGAGCGCCACACAGATTTTCAGACCCAGAGATCGCCGCGCTGGTGGAGCTCGGGCCTCTGGAAG gtctcTCTTGTGTTTGGCACTGTGGTGTTGGCAGTCGGCATGGTGGTGTTTGTGGTGGGCTGCACGATCCCCTCCCGCATTGAGGCGTTTGGCGAGGGCGAGCTGCTGTTTGTGGACCGGCAGGCCGTCCGCTTCAACCAGGGGCTCCAGGCGAGCATTCAGGCCGGGGCCGGGATGCTCTGCCTGGGGGGCTTGGTGGTGGCTGGCAGCCTCTTCGTGTCTGCCTTCTCCCGGGGCTCCGGCAAGGACGAGACGCAGAGCACTCCGCCCAAAGACAGGggcagggagaggaagagaggaaccAGAGGAGGTGGGAAGGTGCCCTCTGACCCAGTCACCAAGCCCCCTACCCCCATTTCGGGCGAGACAGGAGTGCCCGTCACCCTGTCGAAAGTAGAAAACATCCAGCCCCCGTCAGAAgatcctcccccctctccatctcactaG